Proteins from a genomic interval of Deinococcus terrestris:
- the rpsS gene encoding 30S ribosomal protein S19, which translates to MPRSLKKGPFVDDHLLKKVDAQNERKDKRVIKTWSRRSTIVPEMIGHTIAVHNGKQHVPVFVNEQMIGHKLGEFSPTRTYRGHGADKNAKGSKKK; encoded by the coding sequence ATGCCCCGTAGCCTCAAAAAAGGGCCGTTCGTGGACGACCACCTCCTGAAGAAGGTGGACGCCCAGAACGAGCGCAAGGACAAGCGCGTCATCAAGACGTGGAGCCGCCGCTCGACCATCGTGCCCGAGATGATCGGCCACACCATCGCCGTGCACAACGGCAAACAGCACGTGCCGGTCTTTGTGAACGAGCAGATGATCGGCCACAAGCTCGGTGAGTTCAGCCCCACCCGCACCTACCGCGGGCACGGCGCGGACAAGAACGCCAAGGGGAGCAAGAAGAAATGA
- the rplN gene encoding 50S ribosomal protein L14 — protein MIMPQSRLDVADNSGAREIMCIRVLNSGIGGKGLTTGGGGNKRYAHVGDIIVASVKDAAPRGTVKSGDVVKAVVVRTSHAIKRADGSTIRFDKNAAVIINNQGEPRGTRVFGPVARELRDRRFMKIVSLAPEVL, from the coding sequence ATGATCATGCCCCAGTCCCGCCTCGACGTGGCGGACAACAGCGGCGCGCGCGAAATCATGTGCATTCGCGTGCTCAACAGCGGCATCGGCGGCAAGGGCCTGACGACGGGTGGCGGCGGCAACAAGCGCTACGCCCATGTCGGCGACATCATCGTCGCGTCGGTCAAGGACGCGGCCCCGCGCGGCACCGTCAAGTCCGGTGACGTGGTCAAGGCCGTGGTCGTGCGCACCAGCCACGCGATCAAGCGTGCTGACGGCAGCACCATTCGCTTCGACAAGAACGCCGCCGTCATCATCAACAACCAGGGCGAGCCCCGCGGCACCCGCGTCTTCGGGCCGGTCGCCCGCGAACTGCGCGACCGCCGCTTCATGAAGATCGTGTCCCTGGCCCCGGAGGTGCTGTGA
- the rpsE gene encoding 30S ribosomal protein S5, which produces MTFNRRNDRERETSEFEEKMLFVNRTSKTYQGGRRFRFAALVILGDRNGRVGMGIGKAKEVPVAIEKAKAIARKNMITVPVENGTIPHDIVGENSTSRVLLKPAGPGTGVIAGTVPRSIAELAGITNMLSKELGSRNKVNVAYAVFDGLKNLRTAKQVRSARGLGEQPRVAGAAAVSATTEAGAAQAGGAL; this is translated from the coding sequence TTGACTTTTAATCGTCGCAATGACCGCGAGCGCGAGACCAGCGAATTCGAAGAGAAGATGCTGTTCGTCAACCGCACGTCCAAGACCTACCAGGGGGGCCGCCGCTTCCGCTTCGCCGCGCTCGTAATTCTGGGTGACCGCAACGGCCGGGTCGGCATGGGCATCGGCAAGGCCAAGGAAGTGCCGGTCGCCATCGAGAAGGCCAAGGCGATCGCCCGCAAGAACATGATCACCGTGCCCGTGGAAAACGGCACTATTCCCCACGACATCGTCGGTGAGAACAGCACCAGCCGCGTGCTGCTCAAGCCCGCCGGTCCCGGTACCGGTGTGATTGCGGGCACCGTGCCCCGCTCGATCGCGGAGCTCGCGGGCATCACCAACATGCTTTCCAAGGAGCTCGGCAGCCGCAACAAGGTCAACGTGGCCTACGCGGTGTTCGACGGCCTGAAGAACCTGCGCACCGCCAAGCAGGTGCGTTCGGCCCGTGGCCTGGGCGAGCAGCCCCGCGTGGCGGGTGCCGCTGCGGTTTCGGCCACCACCGAGGCCGGTGCGGCCCAGGCGGGAGGTGCCCTGTGA
- the rplX gene encoding 50S ribosomal protein L24, producing MPRPSAGSHHNDKLHVKKGDTVVVLSGKHRGATGKVLLALPREAKVVVEGVNLVTKHVKPSATNPTGGIEQREGALHASKVAVVDPETGKATRIRKQIVDGKKVRVAVASGKVID from the coding sequence ATGCCCCGTCCCAGCGCCGGAAGCCACCACAACGACAAGCTGCACGTGAAAAAGGGCGACACCGTCGTCGTGCTGAGCGGCAAGCACCGCGGCGCGACCGGCAAGGTGCTGCTCGCCCTGCCCCGCGAGGCCAAGGTCGTCGTCGAGGGCGTGAACCTCGTGACCAAGCACGTCAAGCCCTCGGCCACCAACCCCACGGGCGGCATCGAGCAGCGTGAGGGTGCTCTCCACGCCAGCAAGGTCGCTGTCGTCGACCCCGAGACCGGCAAGGCCACCCGCATCCGCAAGCAGATCGTGGACGGCAAGAAGGTCCGGGTCGCGGTGGCGAGCGGCAAGGTCATCGACTGA
- the rplV gene encoding 50S ribosomal protein L22 encodes MSAPTTDQSFRNKKQRKQQVKLRRPGYAVARYVRMSPRKVRLVVDVIRGKSVAEAEDLLRFIPKSASEPVAKVLKSAKSNAVNNDDMLEDRLVITAAYVDAGPTLKRLIPRARGSANIIKKRTSHITIIVGERETRRGNK; translated from the coding sequence ATGAGCGCCCCCACCACCGACCAGAGCTTCCGCAACAAGAAGCAGCGCAAGCAGCAGGTCAAGCTGCGCCGTCCCGGCTACGCCGTGGCGCGGTACGTGCGCATGAGCCCCCGCAAGGTGCGCCTCGTTGTGGACGTGATTCGCGGCAAGAGCGTCGCCGAGGCCGAGGATCTGCTGCGCTTTATCCCCAAGAGCGCGTCGGAGCCTGTCGCCAAGGTCCTCAAAAGCGCCAAGAGCAATGCCGTGAACAATGACGACATGCTCGAAGACCGCCTGGTGATCACGGCGGCCTATGTGGACGCCGGGCCGACCCTCAAGCGGCTGATTCCCCGCGCCCGTGGCAGCGCCAACATCATCAAGAAGCGCACCAGCCACATCACCATCATCGTGGGCGAGCGCGAGACGCGCCGGGGGAACAAGTAA
- the rplB gene encoding 50S ribosomal protein L2 — translation MAVKKYRPYTPSRRQMTTADFSGLTKKRPEKALTEALPKTGGRNNRGRITSRFIGGGHKRLYRIIDFKRRDKAGVSARVAAIEYDPNRSARIALLHYVDGEKRYVLAPEGLTVGATVNAGPEADPKLGNALPLRFVPVGAVVHAVELVPGKGAQLARSAGTSIQVQGKESDYVLLRLPSGEIRRVHSECYATIGTVGNAEHKNIVIGKAGRSRWLGQKPHQRGSAMNPVDHPHGGGEGRTGAGRQPVSPWGQLAKGLKTRKKRKISDRFIVTRRGGK, via the coding sequence ATGGCCGTCAAGAAGTACCGTCCGTATACCCCCAGCCGCCGTCAGATGACGACCGCGGACTTCTCGGGGTTGACCAAGAAGCGTCCCGAAAAAGCCCTCACCGAGGCCCTGCCCAAGACCGGTGGACGCAACAACCGGGGCCGCATCACCAGCCGCTTTATCGGCGGCGGGCACAAGCGCCTCTACCGCATCATCGACTTCAAGCGCCGTGACAAGGCGGGCGTGTCCGCCCGGGTCGCCGCCATTGAGTACGATCCCAACCGCAGCGCCCGCATCGCCCTGCTGCACTACGTGGACGGCGAGAAGCGCTACGTGCTGGCCCCCGAGGGTCTGACCGTAGGCGCGACCGTGAACGCGGGCCCCGAGGCCGATCCCAAGCTCGGCAATGCGCTGCCCCTGCGCTTCGTGCCGGTGGGTGCCGTGGTGCACGCCGTCGAATTGGTCCCCGGCAAGGGTGCACAGCTGGCCCGCAGCGCCGGAACCTCGATCCAGGTGCAGGGCAAGGAGAGCGACTACGTGCTGCTGCGCCTTCCCAGCGGTGAGATTCGCCGCGTGCACTCCGAGTGCTACGCGACCATTGGCACCGTCGGCAACGCTGAGCACAAGAACATCGTGATCGGCAAGGCGGGCCGCAGCCGCTGGCTGGGCCAGAAGCCCCACCAGCGCGGCAGCGCCATGAACCCGGTCGACCACCCCCACGGCGGCGGTGAAGGCCGCACCGGCGCGGGCCGTCAGCCGGTCAGCCCCTGGGGCCAGCTCGCCAAGGGCCTGAAGACCCGCAAGAAGCGCAAGATCTCCGACCGCTTCATCGTCACCCGCCGCGGCGGGAAGTAA
- the rpsH gene encoding 30S ribosomal protein S8, which translates to MLSDPIADMLTRIRNATRTFKESVDIPASKFKEQLAQVLLQEGYVSSVERLRPEGQKFDVLRLTLKYGAKREQVIKHIERVSRPGRRAYVSAENLPRVQRGLGVAVVSTSKGLLPDREARKQGVGGEVVCVIW; encoded by the coding sequence ATGCTGAGTGATCCCATCGCCGACATGCTCACGCGCATCCGCAACGCGACGCGCACCTTCAAGGAGAGCGTCGACATTCCGGCTTCCAAGTTCAAGGAGCAGCTCGCGCAGGTGCTGCTGCAAGAAGGCTACGTGTCCAGCGTCGAGCGCCTGCGGCCCGAGGGCCAGAAGTTCGACGTGCTGCGCCTGACCCTGAAGTACGGGGCCAAGCGTGAGCAGGTCATCAAGCATATCGAGCGCGTCAGCCGTCCCGGTCGCCGCGCCTACGTGAGCGCCGAGAATCTGCCCCGCGTGCAGCGTGGCCTGGGTGTTGCCGTCGTCTCGACGAGCAAGGGCCTGTTGCCCGACCGCGAGGCCCGCAAGCAGGGCGTCGGCGGCGAAGTCGTCTGCGTCATCTGGTAA
- the rplF gene encoding 50S ribosomal protein L6: MSRIGKQPIAVPSGVTVSAEGGVFRAKGPRGELTVPYNPALTIATEGDQLLVTRPSDRQEHRALHGLTRTLVANAVKGVSDGFTINLELRGVGYRAKLAGKNLEMTIGYSHPVVIEPPAGVTFTVPEPTRIDVSGIDKQLVGQVAANVRKVRKPDAYHGKGVRFVGEQIALKAGKAGATGGKGKK; encoded by the coding sequence ATGTCCCGTATTGGTAAACAACCCATCGCCGTGCCCAGCGGCGTGACCGTGAGTGCTGAGGGGGGCGTGTTCCGCGCCAAGGGTCCCCGGGGCGAACTCACCGTGCCCTACAATCCGGCCCTGACCATCGCGACCGAGGGCGATCAGCTTCTCGTGACGCGGCCCAGCGACCGCCAGGAGCACCGCGCCCTGCACGGCCTGACCCGCACCCTGGTCGCCAACGCCGTCAAGGGCGTCTCGGACGGCTTCACCATCAACCTCGAACTGCGGGGCGTGGGCTACCGCGCCAAGCTGGCGGGCAAGAACCTCGAGATGACCATCGGCTACAGCCACCCGGTCGTGATTGAGCCGCCCGCGGGCGTGACCTTCACGGTGCCCGAGCCCACCCGCATTGACGTGAGCGGGATCGACAAGCAGCTTGTCGGGCAGGTCGCGGCCAACGTGCGCAAGGTGCGCAAGCCCGACGCCTACCACGGCAAGGGCGTGCGCTTCGTGGGTGAGCAGATTGCCCTTAAGGCGGGTAAGGCCGGGGCCACCGGCGGGAAAGGGAAAAAGTAA
- the rpsQ gene encoding 30S ribosomal protein S17, translating to MKKTFTGVVVSDKADKTVSVKVERRFMHPLYGKIVTRSKKYAAHDETNEYRIGDRVEILAVRPISKTKTWKVTRLIERPRGIETTAVETEGGNA from the coding sequence ATGAAAAAGACCTTTACGGGCGTCGTGGTGAGCGACAAGGCCGACAAGACGGTGAGCGTCAAGGTCGAGCGCCGCTTCATGCACCCGCTGTACGGCAAGATCGTGACGCGCTCCAAGAAGTATGCCGCGCACGACGAGACCAACGAGTACCGCATCGGGGACCGCGTCGAGATTCTCGCCGTGCGCCCCATCAGCAAGACCAAGACCTGGAAGGTCACCCGCCTGATCGAGCGCCCGCGCGGCATCGAGACCACGGCGGTCGAGACGGAAGGCGGTAACGCATGA
- the rplE gene encoding 50S ribosomal protein L5, producing MQTLKTKYNEQVRPALMGQFGYSSVMAVPRIEKIVINEGLGSSKEDSKAIDKAAKELSLITLQKPIVTKAKKSISNFKLRQGMPVGIKVTLRGERMYVFLEKLINIGLPRIRDFRGINPNAFDGRGNYNLGIKEQLIFPEITYDMVDKVRGMDITIVTTAKTDEEARALLQAMGLPFRK from the coding sequence ATGCAGACCCTGAAGACCAAGTACAACGAGCAGGTGCGCCCCGCGCTGATGGGCCAGTTCGGCTACTCCAGCGTGATGGCCGTGCCGCGCATCGAAAAGATCGTGATCAACGAGGGCCTGGGGTCCTCCAAGGAAGACTCCAAGGCCATCGATAAGGCGGCCAAGGAACTCTCCCTGATCACGCTGCAAAAGCCCATCGTCACCAAGGCGAAGAAGAGCATCTCCAACTTCAAGCTTCGCCAGGGTATGCCGGTCGGCATCAAGGTCACGCTGCGCGGCGAGCGCATGTACGTGTTCCTGGAAAAGCTGATCAACATCGGCCTGCCGCGTATCCGCGACTTCCGCGGGATCAACCCCAACGCCTTTGACGGCCGCGGCAACTACAACCTCGGCATCAAGGAGCAACTGATCTTCCCGGAGATCACCTATGATATGGTCGACAAGGTGCGCGGTATGGACATCACCATCGTGACCACCGCGAAGACCGACGAGGAAGCTCGGGCACTCCTGCAGGCCATGGGCCTCCCCTTCCGGAAATAA
- a CDS encoding type Z 30S ribosomal protein S14, translating to MANTSKVVKAQRGSKFAVQNYNRCSRCGRARGYYRFFGMCRICIRELAHRGELPGVKKASW from the coding sequence ATGGCGAACACCTCTAAAGTCGTGAAGGCGCAGCGTGGCAGCAAGTTTGCCGTGCAGAACTACAACCGGTGCAGCCGCTGTGGCCGCGCCCGTGGCTACTACCGGTTCTTCGGAATGTGCCGCATCTGCATCCGCGAACTGGCGCACCGTGGGGAACTCCCCGGCGTCAAAAAGGCGAGCTGGTAA
- the rplO gene encoding 50S ribosomal protein L15 — MKLHELTPAPGSRKNRKRVGRGPGGTDKTAGRGHKGQKSRSGAGKGSFFEGGRSTLISRLPKRGFNNVGTTYEVVNLGQLAELEGETFDRAALEVAGLVRRKNRPVKLLGRGELTRAVTVHVDAASESAVRAVEAAGGRVVIVGASSENAEQAG; from the coding sequence GTGAAGCTCCACGAACTGACCCCGGCGCCTGGCAGCCGCAAGAACCGGAAGCGCGTCGGCCGTGGCCCCGGCGGCACCGACAAGACCGCCGGTCGCGGTCACAAGGGCCAGAAGTCGCGCAGCGGCGCGGGCAAGGGCTCCTTCTTCGAGGGCGGCCGCAGCACGCTGATCTCCCGCCTGCCCAAGCGCGGCTTCAACAACGTCGGCACGACCTACGAGGTCGTCAACCTCGGGCAGCTCGCCGAGCTGGAAGGGGAGACCTTCGACCGCGCGGCGCTGGAAGTGGCCGGGCTGGTGCGGCGCAAGAACCGCCCCGTGAAGCTGCTGGGCCGCGGCGAACTGACCCGCGCCGTGACCGTTCACGTGGACGCGGCGAGCGAGTCGGCAGTCCGGGCCGTGGAAGCGGCCGGGGGCCGGGTCGTGATCGTGGGCGCGAGCAGCGAGAACGCCGAGCAGGCGGGCTAA
- the rpmD gene encoding 50S ribosomal protein L30, with the protein MTSSTVKVTLRRSVIGRPENQVQTVKALGLRKIGDTRELVDTPAVRGMIKTVQHLVEVEA; encoded by the coding sequence GTGACCTCCTCGACCGTCAAGGTGACCCTGCGCCGCAGCGTGATCGGCCGTCCCGAGAACCAGGTGCAGACCGTGAAGGCCCTGGGCCTGCGCAAGATCGGCGATACCCGTGAACTGGTGGATACGCCCGCCGTGCGCGGCATGATCAAGACTGTTCAACATCTGGTGGAGGTGGAAGCGTGA
- the rpmC gene encoding 50S ribosomal protein L29 → MKPSEMRNLSDADFAREIDARKKELMELRFQGAMGQLAQPHRVRQLRREVAQLNTIRGEQGRAERVTQAQATAGESQ, encoded by the coding sequence ATGAAGCCCAGTGAGATGCGCAACCTCTCGGACGCCGATTTCGCCCGCGAGATCGATGCCCGCAAGAAGGAACTGATGGAGCTGCGTTTTCAGGGCGCGATGGGCCAGCTGGCCCAGCCGCACCGGGTGCGCCAGCTCCGGCGCGAAGTGGCGCAGCTCAACACTATCCGTGGTGAGCAGGGCCGCGCCGAGCGCGTGACCCAGGCCCAGGCCACCGCAGGAGAGAGCCAATGA
- the rplP gene encoding 50S ribosomal protein L16: protein MLLPKRTKYRKQFRGRMTGDTKGGDYVAFGDYGLIALEPAWIRSNQIEACRIVMSRHFRRGGKIYIRIFPDKPVTKKPAETRMGKGKGAVEYWVSVVKPGRVMFEVSGVTEEQAKEAFRLAGHKLPIGTKMVKREVYDEAQ, encoded by the coding sequence ATGCTTCTTCCGAAGCGCACCAAGTACCGCAAGCAGTTTCGTGGCCGCATGACCGGCGACACCAAGGGCGGCGATTACGTCGCGTTCGGTGACTACGGATTGATCGCCCTGGAACCCGCCTGGATTCGGTCGAACCAGATCGAGGCGTGCCGCATCGTGATGAGCCGCCACTTCCGCCGCGGCGGCAAGATCTACATCCGCATCTTCCCCGACAAGCCCGTCACCAAGAAGCCCGCCGAAACCCGAATGGGTAAGGGCAAGGGCGCCGTGGAGTACTGGGTCAGCGTGGTCAAGCCCGGCCGCGTGATGTTCGAGGTGTCTGGCGTGACCGAGGAGCAGGCCAAGGAAGCCTTCCGCTTGGCCGGTCACAAGCTGCCCATCGGAACCAAGATGGTCAAGCGCGAGGTTTACGATGAAGCCCAGTGA
- the rplR gene encoding 50S ribosomal protein L18 gives MANQTAIRRKLRTRRKVRVAAAERPRLSVFRSSKHIYAQIIDDTTGTTLAAASSSALKTGTKSDTAAAVGRALAEAAVAKGVKQVVFDRGQYRYHGRVKALADAAREGGLDF, from the coding sequence ATGGCGAACCAGACTGCCATTCGGCGCAAGCTGCGCACCCGCCGCAAGGTGCGTGTCGCAGCAGCGGAGCGTCCGCGCCTCAGCGTGTTCCGCTCCAGCAAGCACATCTACGCCCAGATTATCGACGACACCACCGGCACCACGTTGGCTGCCGCCAGCAGCAGCGCCCTGAAGACCGGCACCAAGTCCGACACGGCCGCTGCTGTCGGCCGGGCGCTGGCCGAGGCCGCCGTCGCCAAGGGTGTCAAGCAAGTCGTCTTCGACCGTGGTCAGTACCGCTACCACGGCCGGGTCAAAGCGCTCGCAGACGCGGCGCGGGAGGGTGGCCTTGACTTTTAA
- the rpsC gene encoding 30S ribosomal protein S3, with protein MGNKINPNGFRLGITRGWNSRWYAGKKQYAGLLKEDERIRKMVGKKLAAAGIARIEIERAGQQVNVIISAAKPGIVIGKGGESIKQLRGDIERLVSAGTVAVNVAEIPNPNISAPLVALRIAEQIERRFAFRRAMKQAAQRVMESGARGVKIVLSGRLGGAEQARTESVREGRVPLHTLRADIDYGTARAETTYGSLGIKVMVFNGEVIGGKTETLARPQRRNDERRPEGDRPNRRRPTARRRPGGE; from the coding sequence ATGGGCAACAAGATCAACCCGAACGGCTTCCGCCTGGGCATTACCCGTGGCTGGAACAGCCGCTGGTACGCGGGCAAGAAGCAGTACGCCGGACTTCTCAAGGAAGACGAGCGCATCCGCAAGATGGTGGGCAAGAAGCTCGCCGCCGCCGGGATCGCCCGTATCGAGATCGAGCGGGCGGGCCAGCAGGTCAACGTGATCATCTCGGCCGCCAAGCCCGGCATCGTGATCGGGAAGGGCGGCGAGAGCATCAAGCAGCTGCGCGGCGACATCGAGCGCCTCGTGAGCGCCGGGACCGTCGCGGTGAACGTCGCGGAAATTCCCAACCCCAACATCAGTGCTCCCCTGGTCGCTCTGCGCATCGCCGAGCAGATTGAGCGCCGCTTCGCCTTCCGCCGCGCGATGAAGCAGGCCGCGCAGCGCGTGATGGAGTCGGGCGCCCGTGGCGTGAAGATCGTGCTGTCGGGTCGCCTCGGCGGCGCCGAGCAGGCCCGCACCGAGAGCGTGCGCGAGGGCCGCGTGCCCCTGCACACCCTGCGGGCCGACATCGACTACGGCACCGCCCGCGCCGAGACGACCTACGGCTCGCTGGGCATCAAGGTGATGGTGTTCAACGGCGAAGTGATCGGGGGCAAGACCGAGACGCTGGCCCGTCCCCAGCGCCGCAACGACGAGCGCCGCCCTGAGGGTGACCGTCCCAACCGCCGCCGCCCCACCGCGCGGCGCCGTCCCGGAGGTGAGTGA